A single window of Oerskovia paurometabola DNA harbors:
- a CDS encoding Rv3235 family protein: MSTTTVRQHPRTLRSGATPRLAGPATLPRAVPRTPRVLTFGGAPQFPVAEDLGDNGRPVTSTPDLPLPDPTSICCSVVRAAVEVLRGERPVAQLQRWLAPDVFDALGRRALLMQGAAGVDAAARPVAIRRARLVRLGDTTAEATVVLEDMDRVRAAALRLEARRGVWRVVVLEIG; this comes from the coding sequence ATGTCGACCACCACCGTCCGCCAGCACCCCCGCACGCTCCGTTCCGGTGCGACGCCGCGACTCGCCGGCCCGGCCACCCTGCCTCGCGCGGTACCGCGGACGCCGCGCGTCCTGACCTTCGGCGGCGCTCCGCAGTTCCCGGTCGCCGAAGACCTCGGCGACAACGGTCGACCCGTGACGTCGACGCCGGACCTCCCGTTGCCGGACCCGACGTCGATCTGCTGCTCGGTCGTCCGGGCCGCGGTCGAGGTCCTGCGCGGTGAGCGTCCCGTGGCCCAGCTGCAGCGGTGGCTCGCCCCGGACGTGTTCGACGCCCTGGGGCGACGCGCACTGCTGATGCAGGGAGCGGCCGGCGTGGACGCCGCCGCGCGGCCCGTCGCGATCCGTCGTGCGCGGCTCGTGCGTCTCGGCGACACGACGGCGGAGGCCACGGTCGTCCTGGAGGACATGGACAGAGTGCGAGCGGCGGCCCTCCGACTCGAGGCCCGACGCGGCGTGTGGCGCGTCGTGGTCCTCGAGATCGGCTGA
- the secA gene encoding preprotein translocase subunit SecA — MPAILEKVLRFGEGRILKKLSGLAEQVNKLEPSFEDLTDEELREETDRFKERLENGATLDEILPEAFAAVREAARRTLGQRAYDVQLMGGAALHLGNIAEMKTGEGKTLVGTFPAYLNALTGKGVHVVTVNDYLAKYQSDLMGRVFRALGLTTGCIISGQTPAVRREQYAADITYGTNNEFGFDYLRDNMAWSTDDLVQRGHNFAIVDEVDSILIDEARTPLIISGPASGDANRWYGEFAKVVRRLSPETDYEVDEKKRTIGVLEPGIAKVEDYLGIENLYESLNTPLIGFLNNAIKAKELFKRDKDYVVLNGEVMIVDEHTGRILAGRRYNEGMHQAIEAKEGVQIKAENQTLATITLQNYFRLYDKISGMTGTADTEAAEFQGTYKLGVVPIPTNRKMQRVDQPDLVYKNEEGKFDAVVADIVERHAEGQPVLVGTTSVEKSELLSSKLKKQGVPHEVLNAKQHEREAAIVAQAGRKGSVTVATNMAGRGTDIMLGGNAEFMAVADLAARGLDAAENPEEYEAAWPEAVERAKAAVAAEHDEVTELGGLYVLGTERHESRRIDNQLRGRSGRQGDPGESRFYLSMQDDLMRLFNSGLAESMMNRAGFPDDVPLESKIVTRGIASAQGQVEARNFEIRKNVLKYDDVLSRQRTVIYDERRRVLQGEDMQEQVQHFITDVVTAYVDGATSEGNPEHWDLEALWTALRAVYPVSIEVDEVLEQAGGATRLTRELILEEILSDARVAYQDREASLGSSNMRQLERRVVLSVLDRKWREHLYEMDYLKEDIGLRAMAQRDPLVEYQREGFQLFQAMTEAIKEESVGFLFNLEVKVAEPDASPVNPVSAAAAAQSVAGQAFGGTAGAAGAAAAAGAAAKAAADAKAAEAARVQAAAQADADRPVEDAPVDDEIVDAPVAPAPKAEPTLIAKGLDGPTEQVPLQYSAPSDDGSGQAVVSGDGSRRARRALHGEATAVEGDGRTFPGTPRNAKCPCGSGKKYKLCHGLNEEE; from the coding sequence GTGCCTGCGATCCTCGAGAAGGTCCTGCGCTTCGGCGAGGGCCGGATCCTGAAGAAGTTGTCCGGCCTGGCAGAGCAGGTCAACAAGCTGGAGCCCAGCTTCGAGGACCTGACCGACGAGGAGCTGCGCGAGGAGACCGACCGGTTCAAGGAACGGCTCGAGAACGGCGCGACGCTCGACGAGATCCTCCCCGAGGCGTTCGCCGCGGTCCGTGAGGCCGCCCGCCGCACCCTCGGGCAGCGCGCCTACGACGTGCAGCTCATGGGCGGCGCGGCCCTGCACCTGGGGAACATCGCCGAGATGAAGACCGGTGAGGGCAAGACCCTCGTCGGCACCTTCCCCGCGTACCTCAACGCGCTCACGGGCAAGGGCGTGCACGTCGTCACGGTCAACGACTACCTGGCCAAGTACCAGAGCGACCTGATGGGCCGCGTCTTCCGCGCCCTCGGCCTCACGACCGGCTGCATCATCTCCGGTCAGACGCCCGCTGTGCGTCGCGAGCAGTACGCCGCGGACATCACGTACGGCACGAACAACGAGTTCGGGTTCGACTACCTGCGCGACAACATGGCGTGGAGCACCGACGACCTGGTGCAGCGCGGCCACAACTTCGCGATCGTCGACGAGGTCGACTCGATCCTCATCGACGAGGCACGTACCCCGCTCATCATCTCGGGCCCCGCGTCGGGCGACGCGAACCGCTGGTACGGCGAGTTCGCCAAGGTGGTCCGCCGCCTGAGCCCGGAGACCGACTACGAGGTCGACGAGAAGAAGCGCACCATCGGCGTGCTCGAGCCCGGCATCGCGAAGGTCGAGGACTACCTCGGCATCGAGAACCTGTACGAGTCGCTCAACACGCCGCTCATCGGGTTCCTCAACAACGCGATCAAGGCCAAGGAGCTCTTCAAGCGCGACAAGGACTACGTCGTGCTCAACGGCGAGGTCATGATCGTCGACGAGCACACGGGCCGTATCCTCGCGGGCCGCCGCTACAACGAGGGCATGCACCAGGCGATCGAGGCCAAGGAGGGCGTGCAGATCAAAGCGGAGAACCAGACACTCGCCACGATCACGCTCCAGAACTACTTCCGCCTGTACGACAAGATCTCCGGGATGACCGGTACGGCCGACACCGAGGCCGCCGAGTTCCAGGGCACGTACAAGCTGGGCGTCGTGCCCATCCCCACGAACCGCAAGATGCAGCGCGTGGACCAGCCCGACCTCGTGTACAAGAACGAGGAGGGCAAGTTCGACGCCGTGGTCGCGGACATCGTCGAGCGCCACGCCGAGGGGCAGCCGGTCCTGGTCGGCACCACGAGCGTCGAGAAGTCCGAGCTCCTGTCCTCGAAGCTCAAGAAGCAGGGCGTCCCGCACGAGGTCCTCAACGCCAAGCAGCACGAGCGCGAGGCCGCGATCGTCGCGCAGGCGGGCCGCAAGGGCTCGGTCACTGTCGCGACCAACATGGCCGGCCGTGGTACCGACATCATGCTCGGTGGCAACGCCGAGTTCATGGCGGTCGCCGACCTCGCCGCGCGCGGGCTCGACGCCGCGGAGAACCCTGAGGAGTACGAGGCCGCGTGGCCCGAGGCCGTCGAGCGCGCCAAGGCCGCCGTGGCCGCGGAGCACGACGAGGTCACCGAGCTCGGCGGGCTCTACGTCCTGGGCACCGAGCGCCACGAGTCGCGCCGTATCGACAACCAGCTCCGTGGCCGTTCCGGCCGTCAGGGCGACCCGGGCGAGTCCCGCTTCTACCTGTCGATGCAGGACGACCTGATGCGCCTGTTCAACTCGGGTCTCGCCGAGTCCATGATGAACCGCGCGGGCTTCCCCGACGACGTGCCCCTCGAGTCGAAGATCGTCACGCGCGGCATCGCGAGCGCGCAGGGACAGGTCGAGGCGCGCAACTTCGAGATCCGCAAGAACGTCCTCAAGTACGACGACGTCCTCTCGCGCCAGCGCACCGTCATCTACGACGAGCGTCGCCGCGTGCTCCAGGGCGAGGACATGCAGGAGCAGGTCCAGCACTTCATCACGGACGTCGTCACGGCCTACGTCGACGGCGCCACGTCCGAGGGCAACCCGGAGCACTGGGACCTCGAGGCGCTGTGGACGGCGCTGCGCGCGGTGTACCCGGTCTCGATCGAGGTCGACGAGGTGCTCGAGCAGGCCGGGGGAGCCACGCGTCTGACGCGTGAGCTGATCCTCGAGGAGATCCTGTCCGACGCCCGCGTGGCCTACCAGGACCGCGAGGCGTCGCTGGGCAGCTCGAACATGCGTCAGCTCGAGCGCCGCGTGGTGCTCTCGGTGCTGGACCGCAAGTGGCGCGAGCACCTCTACGAGATGGACTACCTCAAGGAGGACATCGGCCTGCGCGCCATGGCGCAGCGCGACCCGCTGGTCGAGTACCAGCGCGAGGGCTTCCAGCTCTTCCAGGCCATGACCGAGGCCATCAAGGAGGAGTCGGTCGGCTTCCTGTTCAACCTCGAGGTCAAGGTCGCCGAGCCCGACGCGTCGCCGGTCAACCCGGTGTCGGCCGCGGCTGCCGCGCAGTCGGTGGCCGGTCAGGCGTTCGGCGGCACGGCCGGGGCCGCGGGGGCTGCTGCGGCGGCCGGAGCCGCGGCGAAGGCTGCGGCGGACGCCAAGGCGGCCGAGGCGGCACGGGTCCAGGCGGCGGCGCAGGCCGACGCAGACCGGCCTGTCGAGGACGCACCCGTCGACGACGAGATCGTGGACGCGCCGGTCGCTCCGGCCCCCAAGGCCGAGCCGACGCTCATCGCGAAGGGTCTCGACGGCCCGACCGAGCAGGTGCCGCTGCAGTACTCGGCTCCGTCCGACGACGGTTCGGGTCAGGCCGTGGTCTCAGGAGACGGCTCGCGCCGCGCCCGCCGCGCCCTGCACGGCGAGGCCACCGCGGTCGAGGGGGACGGGCGCACGTTCCCCGGCACGCCCCGCAACGCCAAGTGCCCCTGCGGCTCGGGCAAGAAGTACAAGCTCTGCCACGGTCTGAACGAAGAGGAGTAG
- a CDS encoding winged helix-turn-helix domain-containing protein, with protein sequence MGRVKTESMSLAQARRVALAAQGLHAPRPDDAAPRQVTLRQVQRTVDRLGLLQIDSVNVLARAHLVPLYSRLGPYDVSLLDRAAGRAPRRLVEYWAHVASYVPPETYRLLEWRQRAYRTEAWGTISGVEASHSAVVEHVRQIVAERGPVTASEVHEILEAQGMGEARGTVEWGWNWSLAKRALELLFFTGEITAARRNAAFERCYDLTERVLPPAVLAAPAVSDEDAVRRLLEIGARAHGVGTLRCFQDYFRLKGPAPRRALAELVEDGVLRPVEVRGWDEATYLHRDAALPRRAQGRALLSPFDPLVFERTRLERLFGTYYRIEIYVPAAKRVHGYYVLPFLQGDRITAKVDLKADRRAGLLRVLSAHREEHADADTAPALAAELRLMATWLGMADVVVGPSGDLAPALAAEVGRVDAGAAG encoded by the coding sequence ATGGGTCGGGTGAAGACCGAGTCGATGTCGCTCGCCCAGGCCCGCCGGGTCGCCCTCGCCGCGCAGGGCCTGCACGCCCCACGGCCCGACGACGCCGCGCCCCGGCAGGTCACGCTGCGTCAGGTGCAGCGCACCGTGGACCGGTTGGGGCTCCTGCAGATCGACTCGGTCAACGTCCTGGCCCGGGCCCACCTCGTCCCGCTGTACTCGCGGCTCGGCCCGTACGACGTGTCGCTGCTCGACCGCGCGGCGGGTCGCGCACCGCGACGGCTCGTCGAGTACTGGGCGCACGTCGCGTCCTACGTCCCGCCCGAGACCTACCGGCTCCTCGAGTGGCGCCAGCGCGCGTACCGTACCGAGGCCTGGGGGACGATCAGCGGGGTCGAGGCCTCGCACTCGGCCGTCGTGGAGCACGTCCGCCAGATCGTGGCCGAGCGCGGGCCGGTCACGGCGAGCGAGGTCCACGAGATCCTCGAGGCCCAGGGCATGGGCGAGGCGCGCGGCACCGTGGAGTGGGGCTGGAACTGGTCGCTCGCCAAGCGGGCCCTCGAGCTCCTCTTCTTCACGGGCGAGATCACGGCAGCGCGCCGCAACGCGGCGTTCGAGCGCTGCTACGACCTCACCGAGCGGGTCCTGCCGCCCGCGGTCCTCGCCGCACCGGCCGTGAGCGACGAGGACGCGGTCCGCCGCCTGCTGGAGATCGGGGCACGGGCGCACGGCGTCGGGACGCTGCGCTGCTTCCAGGACTACTTCCGGCTCAAGGGACCGGCCCCGCGCCGCGCGCTGGCCGAGCTCGTCGAGGACGGCGTGCTCCGTCCCGTCGAGGTCCGCGGCTGGGACGAGGCCACCTATCTGCACCGCGACGCCGCCCTCCCGCGCCGCGCCCAGGGGCGCGCTCTGCTCAGCCCCTTCGACCCTCTCGTCTTCGAGCGCACGCGCCTCGAACGGCTCTTCGGCACGTACTACCGCATCGAGATCTACGTGCCTGCGGCCAAGCGGGTCCACGGCTACTACGTGCTGCCGTTCCTCCAGGGGGACCGCATCACCGCGAAGGTCGACCTCAAGGCGGACCGTCGCGCCGGGCTGCTCCGCGTGCTGTCGGCGCACCGTGAGGAGCACGCCGACGCCGACACCGCGCCGGCTCTCGCGGCCGAGCTCCGCCTCATGGCGACCTGGCTCGGGATGGCGGACGTCGTCGTCGGGCCGTCGGGGGACCTGGCGCCGGCGCTCGCGGCCGAGGTCGGGCGGGTCGACGCCGGGGCGGCCGGGTAG
- the hpf gene encoding ribosome hibernation-promoting factor, HPF/YfiA family codes for MEIVVVGRHTEVADRFRRHVEEKLAKFEQLAPTAQRIDVEVTHENNPRLSEVRERVELTVRAKGPVVRAEAAADDRFGALDLAMNKLQERLRRVSDRRKDHRNNNPAPPVDVRPFIPEDKTPGPAPEHPAAPGDAVETQLGDSPVVIRQKLHSAEPMTIDDALYEMEMVGHDFYLFVDVETARPSVAYRRRGWSYGVIALDTSCAGGLKTASDAG; via the coding sequence ATGGAGATCGTTGTCGTCGGCAGGCACACGGAAGTGGCTGACCGCTTCCGCCGACACGTGGAAGAAAAGCTCGCGAAGTTCGAGCAGCTCGCACCGACCGCCCAGCGGATCGACGTCGAGGTCACCCACGAGAACAACCCCCGACTGTCCGAGGTGCGTGAGAGGGTCGAGCTGACCGTCCGCGCCAAGGGACCCGTCGTCCGCGCCGAGGCGGCAGCAGACGACCGGTTCGGGGCACTCGACCTGGCCATGAACAAGCTCCAGGAGAGGCTGCGACGAGTCAGCGACCGTCGCAAGGACCACCGCAACAACAACCCCGCACCGCCCGTCGACGTCCGGCCGTTCATCCCGGAGGACAAGACCCCCGGGCCCGCGCCGGAGCACCCGGCGGCTCCGGGAGACGCGGTCGAGACCCAGCTCGGCGACTCGCCCGTCGTCATCCGTCAGAAGCTCCACTCCGCAGAGCCCATGACGATCGACGACGCCCTCTACGAGATGGAGATGGTGGGCCACGACTTCTACCTCTTCGTCGACGTCGAGACGGCGCGCCCCTCGGTCGCCTACCGGCGCCGCGGCTGGAGCTACGGGGTCATCGCGCTCGACACCTCGTGCGCCGGCGGCCTGAAGACCGCGTCCGACGCGGGCTGA
- a CDS encoding ComF family protein: MDGTSPLPVWALAPYAGPLRGIVVAWKDKGRHDLSRDLEAAAYRAGRAVAPWVRDVVGQVGGPWAGAPSRVLVVPAPSSAAARRARGAEPVRRLARAVARGLVDAGIDAVATPVLAQRGRRGRDQVGLGSRSRGARLQGVRVTRGTARQGLLRPGATCLLVDDVLTTGATLAACEQALEGAGADVLGAVVLAATPPPRRGDTPPEVHLPQMLPLPTGRVNLGTSRHGERLVGDPCGHRAIDPRQGPRAGR; the protein is encoded by the coding sequence ATGGACGGGACCTCCCCCCTGCCGGTGTGGGCGCTCGCGCCGTACGCCGGCCCGCTGCGAGGGATCGTGGTCGCGTGGAAGGACAAGGGGCGACACGACCTCTCGAGGGACCTGGAGGCGGCCGCGTACCGCGCGGGACGGGCCGTCGCGCCCTGGGTGCGCGACGTCGTCGGGCAGGTGGGCGGACCGTGGGCAGGTGCGCCGTCACGCGTCCTGGTCGTGCCCGCACCGTCGTCCGCCGCGGCGCGCCGCGCGCGGGGTGCCGAACCGGTCCGGAGGCTCGCCCGCGCCGTCGCCCGGGGCCTCGTGGACGCGGGGATCGACGCGGTCGCCACCCCCGTCCTGGCGCAGCGCGGGCGGCGGGGACGGGACCAGGTGGGCCTGGGGTCGAGGAGCCGTGGCGCGCGCCTCCAGGGCGTCCGCGTCACCCGCGGAACGGCGCGGCAGGGCCTCCTGCGGCCTGGCGCGACCTGCCTCCTGGTGGACGACGTGCTCACCACGGGGGCCACGCTCGCGGCGTGCGAGCAGGCGCTGGAAGGCGCCGGTGCCGACGTCCTCGGTGCGGTCGTGCTCGCCGCGACGCCCCCTCCGCGGCGGGGTGACACGCCACCTGAAGTTCATCTTCCGCAGATGCTGCCTTTACCTACCGGGAGGGTTAACCTGGGGACCAGTCGTCACGGGGAACGATTGGTAGGGGACCCGTGCGGCCACAGAGCGATCGACCCGAGGCAAGGTCCTCGGGCAGGGAGGTGA
- a CDS encoding LpqB family beta-propeller domain-containing protein, with protein sequence MTDRRPGRTRGALGAGLVAAALALSGCASIPTSGPVIRGSDVVQGYNAPGLRARGPVAGDDPVRIVSGFLTAQAAGPAGDFDVAQEFLTDAGAWSWESQVLVFDGDLDLTVDKEAMKSGQVTVTGSATVVGALDKRGVYTEDVPGVAGAVPVSFGLVRQGDGQWRIETAEDGLLLSESSFQAAFRQTRLYFPSADREVLVPDDRWFPNRGWQTSAVTEILVGPVEWLRGATAPVVPEGTRLSIDAVPSEGGVSEVRLTDTISLAPPEDRALLKAQLEATLFDALPLTVNLYRGEDLLSTPTGGAVPIKAVTEGSEVVAAQGEVKVLDSGADEAVSLSPAVSLAGTTATALAQGSDARPLVVRDGTGSLVRLATKNLPEVPLLTGEDLLAPTVDRFGGVWSGPTAQQGALQVVRGDLAEAGDPVTVAAPWLAGRTVQSIRVAHDGARIAVVSSDGLVTRVDVAGIVRDEKDVPTGLSEPFRVGAPITSASQVVWADETTLAVLGTDETEAAPTVHLVLVGGETTRLSPVAGATAISAGDGDRTVQVLTQDGTLFGRSRSGAVWEKRIENVALPTFPG encoded by the coding sequence ATGACCGACCGACGACCCGGCAGGACCCGGGGTGCTCTCGGGGCGGGTCTGGTCGCGGCGGCCCTGGCGCTGTCCGGCTGCGCGTCGATCCCCACCTCGGGCCCGGTGATCCGCGGCAGCGACGTGGTGCAGGGGTACAACGCGCCGGGGCTGCGCGCACGGGGACCTGTCGCGGGGGACGACCCGGTGCGGATCGTGTCGGGCTTCCTGACCGCGCAGGCGGCCGGCCCGGCGGGCGACTTCGACGTCGCCCAGGAGTTCCTCACCGACGCAGGCGCCTGGAGCTGGGAGTCCCAGGTCCTGGTGTTCGACGGCGACCTCGACCTGACCGTCGACAAGGAGGCCATGAAGTCCGGGCAGGTCACGGTCACGGGCAGCGCCACCGTCGTCGGGGCCCTGGACAAGCGCGGCGTCTACACCGAGGACGTCCCCGGCGTGGCGGGTGCCGTGCCGGTGTCCTTCGGGCTGGTGCGTCAGGGCGACGGGCAGTGGCGCATCGAGACGGCCGAGGACGGGCTGCTGCTCTCCGAGAGCAGCTTCCAGGCCGCCTTCCGGCAGACCCGCCTGTACTTCCCGTCGGCCGACCGCGAGGTGCTGGTCCCCGACGACCGCTGGTTCCCCAACCGGGGGTGGCAGACGAGCGCCGTCACGGAGATCCTGGTGGGGCCCGTCGAGTGGCTCCGGGGGGCGACCGCGCCCGTGGTCCCCGAGGGGACGCGCCTGAGCATCGACGCGGTACCGAGCGAGGGCGGAGTCTCCGAGGTCCGGCTGACGGACACCATCTCGCTCGCGCCCCCCGAGGACCGTGCGCTGCTCAAGGCACAGCTCGAGGCGACGCTCTTCGACGCGTTGCCGCTCACCGTCAACCTCTATCGCGGGGAGGACCTGCTGAGCACCCCGACAGGCGGGGCCGTGCCCATCAAGGCCGTGACGGAGGGGAGCGAGGTCGTCGCAGCTCAGGGCGAGGTCAAGGTGCTCGACAGCGGAGCGGACGAGGCGGTGTCGTTGTCCCCTGCCGTCTCGCTCGCCGGGACCACGGCGACCGCCCTGGCGCAGGGCAGCGACGCGCGTCCGCTCGTGGTCCGCGACGGGACGGGCAGCCTCGTGCGGCTCGCGACGAAGAACCTGCCCGAGGTCCCGCTCCTGACCGGGGAGGACCTCCTGGCCCCGACCGTCGACCGGTTCGGTGGGGTGTGGTCGGGGCCCACGGCGCAGCAGGGCGCGCTGCAGGTCGTCCGGGGGGACCTCGCGGAGGCGGGTGACCCCGTCACGGTCGCCGCGCCGTGGTTGGCCGGACGCACCGTGCAGTCGATCCGGGTCGCGCACGACGGAGCCCGGATCGCGGTGGTCAGCTCGGACGGCCTGGTCACCCGGGTGGACGTCGCCGGCATCGTGCGCGACGAGAAGGACGTCCCGACGGGGCTCTCGGAACCCTTCCGCGTAGGCGCCCCGATCACCTCGGCCTCGCAGGTCGTGTGGGCCGACGAGACGACGCTCGCGGTCCTGGGCACCGACGAGACGGAGGCCGCGCCGACGGTCCATCTCGTCCTGGTCGGAGGGGAGACCACGCGACTCTCGCCGGTCGCAGGTGCGACGGCGATCAGCGCGGGCGACGGCGACCGGACGGTCCAGGTCCTCACGCAGGACGGGACGCTGTTCGGGCGCAGCCGGTCGGGCGCGGTCTGGGAGAAGCGGATCGAGAACGTCGCGCTGCCGACGTTCCCGGGCTGA